The sequence GGCTAGTATGGGAATAGTGATGAGCGTACATCTGTATGGACAGGATATAGAAGATGAGCTGCCAAGAGCGATGGATTATGCGGTAAAGGTTAAAGGGCTAAAGGGCTAAAATCAACATTTAATAGATTGCTAGGTTTGCAGACTCTCCTCCCCGGGCATACTGACTCACATAAGAGTTCAGAGGGAGAGGGGCCGCTAAACATGGATATGAACCAACCGAATCACCGAGATTCGTTACAGGATTCCTTACGCGTGACTTTTAAGTATACTGCCATTTTAATTTGTTTCTTTATGGTAATCATGATGGCCTGGGAAGGGCAAAAAAGCGATGCAGCAGTAGCAGAGGTAGCAATTCCGAAGGATTCGATCCGGCTGCGCATTCTGGCTAATTCAGATGGGACGACGGATCAATTGGTCAAGCGGCAAATCCGCGACAAAATCGTTGAGCAAATGAACCAGTGGGTGTCCGGTCTTGCCGACCCGCAGAGCTTGGAGCAGGCACGAACCTTGATCAGAAGCCATCTGCCGGAGCTGAATGTGCTGGTTGGAGCGGAGCTTGCGAAACGGGGAATAGAGTATTCTTATAATGTGGAGTTAGGAGTCGTCCCTTTTCCGACAAAAATGTATGGGGGCACGGTGTACCCAGCTGGCGATTATGAAGCGGTACGCATCACCTTGGGTGCGGGCCAGGGACAAAATTGGTGGTGTGTATTATTTCCTCCATTATGCTTCATAGATGCAGGTTCAGGAGATGCGGCTGCGCCTGCATCTACCAAGGGGGCAAAGACAGTTGCTGCTTCCGCAGCAGATGATGGCAAAGTGCAACCAGCGACTGGCAAAGCGGTGCAGAAGGCTTCAG comes from Paenibacillus sp. 19GGS1-52 and encodes:
- the spoIIR gene encoding stage II sporulation protein R; the encoded protein is MDMNQPNHRDSLQDSLRVTFKYTAILICFFMVIMMAWEGQKSDAAVAEVAIPKDSIRLRILANSDGTTDQLVKRQIRDKIVEQMNQWVSGLADPQSLEQARTLIRSHLPELNVLVGAELAKRGIEYSYNVELGVVPFPTKMYGGTVYPAGDYEAVRITLGAGQGQNWWCVLFPPLCFIDAGSGDAAAPASTKGAKTVAASAADDGKVQPATGKAVQKASATGDDSNAAGKKPKVRFFFWELLQNIWSWISGLWS